One window of Drosophila busckii strain San Diego stock center, stock number 13000-0081.31 chromosome 3L, ASM1175060v1, whole genome shotgun sequence genomic DNA carries:
- the LOC108600265 gene encoding protein FAM135A isoform X1, which translates to MGDLQATIEFSVELHKFFNVDLFQRGLYQVRCGLRVSPRLPVQVETTIPEPTAGKTTANGHGASVEQSSDSEREQGTPESTSVTPGGGSSSNNGSGSCTSASIINGCGATRIFQILYRNEEVPLRDIIHFRSHLLVDSRHLKESIERAEFSLQLELWFGEQNGSSSNLALASTRQLQLNFHPGRGLHYHLPVLFDYFHLAAISVTIHASLVALHQPYIKKSMFSYIKLCAPRSSKPWSASKLSCRGNTSPGPLEAVFFGPQIGGTTKCSGGPTGRLLQSRQIHRDICCLLLGAIEQLKATLNEFSAVLSPSINSQIGSPPLRENDTAERLQQLLEQAKDERNSEDFATIANSDIAQLCAESIFWWRRVLLASRSSTAVHTLLSRKHHILRVRRFAEGFFVQEQPRHAATGCQDGSSPAHCQGYMAIAELARRSRYLQSLPPLPVHCTPIDGDAASLPLIFEDRYVVPGAGYQRRRSGSDPQLEENSVSSKKKEKTHSSNSLNGNKDCLACHYDYDYPPASNGNGNATAHPHAQCVVTPRFALGGEVLQASLTIVPSGKDVMRHNLSRHSVTGLLEDLDVQNSEVATLPTRHSKSLDQLDGCQVTVASTATATTASTPMLEPPLSYNTLPAGLARLQADDLMRNICELRQRYGHHSKFDYLNEIKLLNPPKQQQSSQSAYNSLPKSMVPPRNSYPPPPPGQYTTMPRSSSSQIPRAVEIARVRVSDIKEMLRQGQGTLRKESSSSESDLLQKLQLLSSSSVPFRLDAAISGNTNTANSNNNTNSSDPNTSGFSESLPNLAPPPEFDTDVRRQRSNSTSSLSEESGWVSSRRSSLAVSSPDTITSTGQQQKQRHTQLNIGMGLGLETRLNGEQLRLRLQKLLEQQQQQPAKPHRKRQSAGNSQSRTPARQQEPTKDKEDKLHKKISSVTLTIKRERSRFQLDRLRHLHNGESTEVEDLERPPPRRNRHKNAAKNEKSKSEFDISSLKDLQPLDAVCLPPPQQFQDQEQLEEIVAVVAPPPPDEFRDPPPEPAPTAPIPTATLNKSKSKTLPCQLNHAQPPPPLKERQPIGAIDNPVYHIYESLRPMSTPAIFSNKPVLKSHSLAELKRPLQQPCKLENGLHSEPDENKENAIAPTRAKSSNGSLAKHKRKATVNGNQEASPSISLLEFEKCREEFRKQIKYQGNIYSDYVQLASELPYFYISDEYRAFSPNGMHLVICVHGLDGNSADLRLVRTYLELGLPGVNLEFLMSERNQGDTFSDFDTMTDRLVSEILYHIDSCALNPARISFVAHSLGTIIVRSALARPQMRPLLPRLHTFLSLSGPHLGTLYNTSGLVNMGMWFMQKWKKSGSLLQLCMRDTTDMRNSFLYRLSQRSNMHHFSNILLCGSSQDRYVPAHSARLELCKAAMRDSSALGTIYREMVHNVIAPILAKPELTLSRFDVHHALPHTANTLIGRAAHIAVLDSELFIEKFMLIAGLKYFS; encoded by the exons ATGGGCGACCTACAGGCCACCATCGAATTCTCCGTCGAGCTGCACAAATTCTTCAATGTGGATCTCTTTCAACGCGG ACTTTATCAGGTGCGCTGTGGACTGCGCGTCTCCCCACGCCTACCCGTGCAGGTGGAGACGACCATACCCGAGCCGACTGCCGGTAAGACAACTGCGAATGGGCATGGCGCCAGCGTGGAGCAATCCAGCGATAGCGAACGCGAGCAAGGCACGCCAGAGAGTACGTCCGTAACGcctggcggcggcagcagcagcaacaacggcagcggcagctgcactTCCGCAAGCATTATCAATGGCTGCGGCGCCACACGCATCTTTCAGATACTTTATCGCAACGAGGAGGTGCCGCTGCGCGATATCATACACTTTCGCAGTCATCTGTTGG TTGATAGCCGTCACCTGAAGGAATCCATTGAGCGCGCCGAGTTCTCACTGCAGCTAGAGCTTTGGTTTGGCGAACagaatggcagcagcagcaatctgGCGTTGGCCTCCAcacgccagctgcagctcaatttTCATCCGGGACGCGGCCTGCATTATCATCTGCCCGTGCTATTTGACTACTTCCACTTGGCGGCCATCAGTGTGACCATTCATGCCAGTCTGGTGGCGCTGCACCAGCCATACATCAA GAAAAGCATGTTCTCATATATCAAGTTATG cGCGCCGCGCAGTTCGAAGCCTTGGAGCGCTAGCAAGCTAAGCTGTCGTGGCAATACCTCACCCGGTCCACTGGAGGCGGTGTTCTTTGGTCCGCAAATAGGCGGCACTACCAAGTGCAGCGGTGGACCCACTGGACGTCTGCTGCAGTCCAGGCAAATACACAGAGACATctgttgcctgctgcttggCGCCATTGAGCAGCTTAAGGCTACACTGAATGAATTCAGCGCTGTGCTCTCGCCCAGCATTAATTCCCAGATAGGTTCGCCGCCACTGCGTGAGAATGATACGGCggagcgactgcagcagctgctggagcaggcCAAG GATGAACGCAATAGCGAGGACTTTGCCACCATAGCCAACTCGGACATTGCCCAACTCTGCGCCGAGAGCATCTTCTGGTGGCGACGCGTGCTGCTTGCCTCACGCTCCTCCACAGCAGTGCACACGCTGCTCTCACGCAAGCATCACATACTGCGTGTGCGTCGCTTTGCCGAAGGTTTCTTTGTGCAGGAGCAGCCGCGCCATGCAGCTACCGGTTGCCAGGATGGCAGTAGTCCTGCGCATTGCCAAGGCTATATGGCCATAGCGGAGCTGGCGCGTCGTAGTCGTTATTTGCAATCTTTGCCGCCGCTGCCCGTGCACTGCACGCCCATTGATGGCGATGCGGCCTCGTTGCCGCTCATCTTTGAGGATCGCTATGTGGTGCCGGGTGCAGGCTATCAGCGACGTCGCTCTGGTAGTGATCCACAGCTGGAGGAGAACTCTGTGTCGAGCAAAAAGAAGGAGAAGACGCACTCCAGCAACAGTCTGAATGGCAACAAGGATTGCCTGGCCTGTCACTACGACTACGATTATCCTCCAgccagcaatggcaacggcaatgcTACAGCGCATCCACATGCCCAGTGCGTGGTTACGCCACGCTTTGCGCTGGGCGGCGAGGTGCTGCAGGCTAGTCTGACCATAGTGCCCAGCGGCAAAGACGTAATGCGTCATAATCTGTCCAGGCATTCGGTTACCGGTCTGCTGGAGGATTTAGATGTGCAAAACAGTGAAGTGGCCACGCTGCCCACGCGACACAGCAAGTCGCTGGATCAGCTAGACGGCTGCCAGGTAACAGTGGCGTCCACAGCAACTGCCACCACAGCCAGCACGCCAATGTTGGAGCCACCGCTCAGTTATAATACGCTGCCCGCCGGACTAGCGCGTCTGCAGGCGGATGATCTCATGCGCAACATTTGCGAGCTGCGCCAGCGTTATGGACACCACAGCAAGTTTGACTATCTGAACGAGATCAAGCTGTTGAATccgcccaagcagcagcaatcgtcGCAGTCCGCTTACAATTCGCTGCCCAAGAGCATGGTGCCGCCAAGAAACTCATatccgccgccgccgcctggcCAGTACACCACCATgccccgcagcagcagctcccagATACCACGCGCAGTGGAAATTGCTCGCGTGCGTGTGTCCGACATTAAGGAGATGCTGCGGCAGGGTCAGGGCACGCTGCGCAAAGAGTCCAGCAGCTCGGAAAGCGATTTgctgcaaaagctgcagctgctcagctcCAGCAGCGTGCCTTTCCGTCTGGACGCTGCGATCAGCGGCAACACCAATAcggccaacagcaacaacaacaccaacagcagtgATCCCAACACCAGCGGTTTCAGTGAATCTCTGCCCAATCTAGCGCCGCCGCCAGAGTTTGATACCGATGTGCGCCGTCAACGCAGCAACTCCACGTCCTCGCTAAGCGAGGAGAGCGGCTGGGTTAGCAGTCGGCGCAGCTCACTGGCCGTCAGCAGTCCGGACACCATAACCAGCACTGGTCAACAGCAGAAACAGCGTCACACGCAGCTTAATATAGGCATGGGCTTGGGCCTGGAGACGCGCCTCAATGGCGAGCAACTGCGTCTGCGGCTGCAGAAGCTgctggagcaacaacaacagcagcctgCTAAGCCACACCGCAAGCGCCAGTCGGCGGGCAACAGTCAAAGTCGCACGCCTGCGCGGCAGCAGGAGCCGACCAAGGATAAGGAGGATAAGCTGCACAAGAAGATCTCTTCGGTCACTTTGACCATCAAGCGGGAACGCTCGCGTTTTCAACTAGATCGCCTGCGTCATCTGCACAACGGCGAGTCCACTGAAGTGGAGGACTTGGAGCGCCCACCGCCGCGTCGCAATCGCCACAAGAACGCCGCCAAAAACGAAAAGTCCAAGTCAGAGTTTGACATTAGCAGCCTGAAGGACTTGCAGCCTTTGGATGCAGTTTgtctgccgccgccgcagcagttTCAAGATCAGGAGCAGCTTGAGGAAATTGTTGCAGTGGTAGCGCCACCGCCGCCTGATGAATTTCGCGATCCACCACCGGAACCGGCGCCCACAGCGCCCATACCCACTGCAACGCTCAACAAAAGTAAGTCCAAGACGCTGCCCTGTCAGTTAAACCAcgcgcagccgccgccgccgctcaaGGAACGCCAGCCCATAGGCGCCATAGACAATCCTGTTTATCACATTTACGAGTCACTGCGTCCCATGTCCACGCCCGCCATCTTTAGCAACAAGCCCGTCTTGAAGTCACACAGCCTGGCCGAGCTCAAGCGTCCACTGCAGCAGCCATGCAAACTGGAGAACGGACTGCACAGCGAGCCCGATGAGAACAAAGAGAACGCCATTGCGCCCACTCGCGCCAAGTCGTCCAATGGCTCGTTGGCCAAGCACAAGCGCAAGGCAACAGTGAATGGCAACCAGGAGGCCAGTCCCAGCATCTCGCTGCTGGAGTTTGAAAAGTGCCGCGAGGAGTTTCGCAAGCAGATCAAGTACCAGGGCAACATCTACTCCGACTATGTGCAGCTGGCCTCGGAGCTGCCCTATTTCTATATAAGCGATGAGTATCGCGCCTTCTCGCCCAACGGCATGCACTTGGTCATTTGTGTGCATGGACTCGATGGCAACTCGGCGGATCTGCGGCTGGTGCGCACTTATCTGGAGCTAGGCTTGCCTGGTGTCAATCTGGAGTTTCTCATGTCGGAACGCAATCAGGGCGATACGTTCTCGGACTTTGACACCATGACTGATCGGCTGGTGTCCGAAATTCTCTACCATATCGACAGCTGTGCTCTGAATCCCGCGCGCATTTCCTTTGTGGCGCACTCCTTGGGCACAATCATTGTACGCAGCGCCTTGGCACGTCCACAGATGCGTCCACTGCTACCGCGACTGCATAcgtttctctcgctctcaggACCGCATCTGGGCACGCTCTACAACACCAGCGGACTGGTTAACATGG GCATGTGGTTCATGCAGAAGTGGAAAAAATCGGGCTCGCTGTTGCAGCTCTGCATGCGGGATACGACAGACATGCGGAACAGCTTTCTTTATCGTCTCAGCCAGCGCAGCAACATGCATCATTTTAGCAATATACTGCTCTGTGGCTCTAGCCAGGATCGTTATGTGCCCGCGCACTCAGCGCGCCTGGAACTATGCAAAGCAGCCATGCGGGATAGCTCTGCCCTAGGCACTATCTACAG AGAAATG
- the LOC108600265 gene encoding protein FAM135A isoform X2, whose amino-acid sequence MGDLQATIEFSVELHKFFNVDLFQRGLYQVRCGLRVSPRLPVQVETTIPEPTAGKTTANGHGASVEQSSDSEREQGTPESTSVTPGGGSSSNNGSGSCTSASIINGCGATRIFQILYRNEEVPLRDIIHFRSHLLVDSRHLKESIERAEFSLQLELWFGEQNGSSSNLALASTRQLQLNFHPGRGLHYHLPVLFDYFHLAAISVTIHASLVALHQPYINAPRSSKPWSASKLSCRGNTSPGPLEAVFFGPQIGGTTKCSGGPTGRLLQSRQIHRDICCLLLGAIEQLKATLNEFSAVLSPSINSQIGSPPLRENDTAERLQQLLEQAKDERNSEDFATIANSDIAQLCAESIFWWRRVLLASRSSTAVHTLLSRKHHILRVRRFAEGFFVQEQPRHAATGCQDGSSPAHCQGYMAIAELARRSRYLQSLPPLPVHCTPIDGDAASLPLIFEDRYVVPGAGYQRRRSGSDPQLEENSVSSKKKEKTHSSNSLNGNKDCLACHYDYDYPPASNGNGNATAHPHAQCVVTPRFALGGEVLQASLTIVPSGKDVMRHNLSRHSVTGLLEDLDVQNSEVATLPTRHSKSLDQLDGCQVTVASTATATTASTPMLEPPLSYNTLPAGLARLQADDLMRNICELRQRYGHHSKFDYLNEIKLLNPPKQQQSSQSAYNSLPKSMVPPRNSYPPPPPGQYTTMPRSSSSQIPRAVEIARVRVSDIKEMLRQGQGTLRKESSSSESDLLQKLQLLSSSSVPFRLDAAISGNTNTANSNNNTNSSDPNTSGFSESLPNLAPPPEFDTDVRRQRSNSTSSLSEESGWVSSRRSSLAVSSPDTITSTGQQQKQRHTQLNIGMGLGLETRLNGEQLRLRLQKLLEQQQQQPAKPHRKRQSAGNSQSRTPARQQEPTKDKEDKLHKKISSVTLTIKRERSRFQLDRLRHLHNGESTEVEDLERPPPRRNRHKNAAKNEKSKSEFDISSLKDLQPLDAVCLPPPQQFQDQEQLEEIVAVVAPPPPDEFRDPPPEPAPTAPIPTATLNKSKSKTLPCQLNHAQPPPPLKERQPIGAIDNPVYHIYESLRPMSTPAIFSNKPVLKSHSLAELKRPLQQPCKLENGLHSEPDENKENAIAPTRAKSSNGSLAKHKRKATVNGNQEASPSISLLEFEKCREEFRKQIKYQGNIYSDYVQLASELPYFYISDEYRAFSPNGMHLVICVHGLDGNSADLRLVRTYLELGLPGVNLEFLMSERNQGDTFSDFDTMTDRLVSEILYHIDSCALNPARISFVAHSLGTIIVRSALARPQMRPLLPRLHTFLSLSGPHLGTLYNTSGLVNMGMWFMQKWKKSGSLLQLCMRDTTDMRNSFLYRLSQRSNMHHFSNILLCGSSQDRYVPAHSARLELCKAAMRDSSALGTIYREMVHNVIAPILAKPELTLSRFDVHHALPHTANTLIGRAAHIAVLDSELFIEKFMLIAGLKYFS is encoded by the exons ATGGGCGACCTACAGGCCACCATCGAATTCTCCGTCGAGCTGCACAAATTCTTCAATGTGGATCTCTTTCAACGCGG ACTTTATCAGGTGCGCTGTGGACTGCGCGTCTCCCCACGCCTACCCGTGCAGGTGGAGACGACCATACCCGAGCCGACTGCCGGTAAGACAACTGCGAATGGGCATGGCGCCAGCGTGGAGCAATCCAGCGATAGCGAACGCGAGCAAGGCACGCCAGAGAGTACGTCCGTAACGcctggcggcggcagcagcagcaacaacggcagcggcagctgcactTCCGCAAGCATTATCAATGGCTGCGGCGCCACACGCATCTTTCAGATACTTTATCGCAACGAGGAGGTGCCGCTGCGCGATATCATACACTTTCGCAGTCATCTGTTGG TTGATAGCCGTCACCTGAAGGAATCCATTGAGCGCGCCGAGTTCTCACTGCAGCTAGAGCTTTGGTTTGGCGAACagaatggcagcagcagcaatctgGCGTTGGCCTCCAcacgccagctgcagctcaatttTCATCCGGGACGCGGCCTGCATTATCATCTGCCCGTGCTATTTGACTACTTCCACTTGGCGGCCATCAGTGTGACCATTCATGCCAGTCTGGTGGCGCTGCACCAGCCATACATCAA cGCGCCGCGCAGTTCGAAGCCTTGGAGCGCTAGCAAGCTAAGCTGTCGTGGCAATACCTCACCCGGTCCACTGGAGGCGGTGTTCTTTGGTCCGCAAATAGGCGGCACTACCAAGTGCAGCGGTGGACCCACTGGACGTCTGCTGCAGTCCAGGCAAATACACAGAGACATctgttgcctgctgcttggCGCCATTGAGCAGCTTAAGGCTACACTGAATGAATTCAGCGCTGTGCTCTCGCCCAGCATTAATTCCCAGATAGGTTCGCCGCCACTGCGTGAGAATGATACGGCggagcgactgcagcagctgctggagcaggcCAAG GATGAACGCAATAGCGAGGACTTTGCCACCATAGCCAACTCGGACATTGCCCAACTCTGCGCCGAGAGCATCTTCTGGTGGCGACGCGTGCTGCTTGCCTCACGCTCCTCCACAGCAGTGCACACGCTGCTCTCACGCAAGCATCACATACTGCGTGTGCGTCGCTTTGCCGAAGGTTTCTTTGTGCAGGAGCAGCCGCGCCATGCAGCTACCGGTTGCCAGGATGGCAGTAGTCCTGCGCATTGCCAAGGCTATATGGCCATAGCGGAGCTGGCGCGTCGTAGTCGTTATTTGCAATCTTTGCCGCCGCTGCCCGTGCACTGCACGCCCATTGATGGCGATGCGGCCTCGTTGCCGCTCATCTTTGAGGATCGCTATGTGGTGCCGGGTGCAGGCTATCAGCGACGTCGCTCTGGTAGTGATCCACAGCTGGAGGAGAACTCTGTGTCGAGCAAAAAGAAGGAGAAGACGCACTCCAGCAACAGTCTGAATGGCAACAAGGATTGCCTGGCCTGTCACTACGACTACGATTATCCTCCAgccagcaatggcaacggcaatgcTACAGCGCATCCACATGCCCAGTGCGTGGTTACGCCACGCTTTGCGCTGGGCGGCGAGGTGCTGCAGGCTAGTCTGACCATAGTGCCCAGCGGCAAAGACGTAATGCGTCATAATCTGTCCAGGCATTCGGTTACCGGTCTGCTGGAGGATTTAGATGTGCAAAACAGTGAAGTGGCCACGCTGCCCACGCGACACAGCAAGTCGCTGGATCAGCTAGACGGCTGCCAGGTAACAGTGGCGTCCACAGCAACTGCCACCACAGCCAGCACGCCAATGTTGGAGCCACCGCTCAGTTATAATACGCTGCCCGCCGGACTAGCGCGTCTGCAGGCGGATGATCTCATGCGCAACATTTGCGAGCTGCGCCAGCGTTATGGACACCACAGCAAGTTTGACTATCTGAACGAGATCAAGCTGTTGAATccgcccaagcagcagcaatcgtcGCAGTCCGCTTACAATTCGCTGCCCAAGAGCATGGTGCCGCCAAGAAACTCATatccgccgccgccgcctggcCAGTACACCACCATgccccgcagcagcagctcccagATACCACGCGCAGTGGAAATTGCTCGCGTGCGTGTGTCCGACATTAAGGAGATGCTGCGGCAGGGTCAGGGCACGCTGCGCAAAGAGTCCAGCAGCTCGGAAAGCGATTTgctgcaaaagctgcagctgctcagctcCAGCAGCGTGCCTTTCCGTCTGGACGCTGCGATCAGCGGCAACACCAATAcggccaacagcaacaacaacaccaacagcagtgATCCCAACACCAGCGGTTTCAGTGAATCTCTGCCCAATCTAGCGCCGCCGCCAGAGTTTGATACCGATGTGCGCCGTCAACGCAGCAACTCCACGTCCTCGCTAAGCGAGGAGAGCGGCTGGGTTAGCAGTCGGCGCAGCTCACTGGCCGTCAGCAGTCCGGACACCATAACCAGCACTGGTCAACAGCAGAAACAGCGTCACACGCAGCTTAATATAGGCATGGGCTTGGGCCTGGAGACGCGCCTCAATGGCGAGCAACTGCGTCTGCGGCTGCAGAAGCTgctggagcaacaacaacagcagcctgCTAAGCCACACCGCAAGCGCCAGTCGGCGGGCAACAGTCAAAGTCGCACGCCTGCGCGGCAGCAGGAGCCGACCAAGGATAAGGAGGATAAGCTGCACAAGAAGATCTCTTCGGTCACTTTGACCATCAAGCGGGAACGCTCGCGTTTTCAACTAGATCGCCTGCGTCATCTGCACAACGGCGAGTCCACTGAAGTGGAGGACTTGGAGCGCCCACCGCCGCGTCGCAATCGCCACAAGAACGCCGCCAAAAACGAAAAGTCCAAGTCAGAGTTTGACATTAGCAGCCTGAAGGACTTGCAGCCTTTGGATGCAGTTTgtctgccgccgccgcagcagttTCAAGATCAGGAGCAGCTTGAGGAAATTGTTGCAGTGGTAGCGCCACCGCCGCCTGATGAATTTCGCGATCCACCACCGGAACCGGCGCCCACAGCGCCCATACCCACTGCAACGCTCAACAAAAGTAAGTCCAAGACGCTGCCCTGTCAGTTAAACCAcgcgcagccgccgccgccgctcaaGGAACGCCAGCCCATAGGCGCCATAGACAATCCTGTTTATCACATTTACGAGTCACTGCGTCCCATGTCCACGCCCGCCATCTTTAGCAACAAGCCCGTCTTGAAGTCACACAGCCTGGCCGAGCTCAAGCGTCCACTGCAGCAGCCATGCAAACTGGAGAACGGACTGCACAGCGAGCCCGATGAGAACAAAGAGAACGCCATTGCGCCCACTCGCGCCAAGTCGTCCAATGGCTCGTTGGCCAAGCACAAGCGCAAGGCAACAGTGAATGGCAACCAGGAGGCCAGTCCCAGCATCTCGCTGCTGGAGTTTGAAAAGTGCCGCGAGGAGTTTCGCAAGCAGATCAAGTACCAGGGCAACATCTACTCCGACTATGTGCAGCTGGCCTCGGAGCTGCCCTATTTCTATATAAGCGATGAGTATCGCGCCTTCTCGCCCAACGGCATGCACTTGGTCATTTGTGTGCATGGACTCGATGGCAACTCGGCGGATCTGCGGCTGGTGCGCACTTATCTGGAGCTAGGCTTGCCTGGTGTCAATCTGGAGTTTCTCATGTCGGAACGCAATCAGGGCGATACGTTCTCGGACTTTGACACCATGACTGATCGGCTGGTGTCCGAAATTCTCTACCATATCGACAGCTGTGCTCTGAATCCCGCGCGCATTTCCTTTGTGGCGCACTCCTTGGGCACAATCATTGTACGCAGCGCCTTGGCACGTCCACAGATGCGTCCACTGCTACCGCGACTGCATAcgtttctctcgctctcaggACCGCATCTGGGCACGCTCTACAACACCAGCGGACTGGTTAACATGG GCATGTGGTTCATGCAGAAGTGGAAAAAATCGGGCTCGCTGTTGCAGCTCTGCATGCGGGATACGACAGACATGCGGAACAGCTTTCTTTATCGTCTCAGCCAGCGCAGCAACATGCATCATTTTAGCAATATACTGCTCTGTGGCTCTAGCCAGGATCGTTATGTGCCCGCGCACTCAGCGCGCCTGGAACTATGCAAAGCAGCCATGCGGGATAGCTCTGCCCTAGGCACTATCTACAG AGAAATG